The following are encoded in a window of Dysidea avara chromosome 4, odDysAvar1.4, whole genome shotgun sequence genomic DNA:
- the LOC136253564 gene encoding uncharacterized protein, giving the protein MAQSEKLTTLPLSEHGFTLHRSAFQDALALRYGWSPLRPPSLCACGTSFSVEHALSCPKGGLPSLRHNGIRDLTATLLTEVCSQVCVEPELQPVQHSDEFPLATSNTQDSARLDVAVNGFWGGRSERCFIDVRVFNPFAPSNSSSSLSSTFRKHEKIKHRVYGQRVREVEHATFTPIVLAATGGLAHEATVFYKRLASLLAKKWGDDYSVVLGWLRCCLSFSLLRSAIQCIRGARSSIGVYTRTPQSVDLVTADMPTLTH; this is encoded by the exons ATGGCCCAATCTGAAAAA CTCACCACCTTACCTTTGAGTGAGCATGGTTTCACTCTCCATAGATCTGCTTTCCAGGATGCTTTGGCTTTGAGGTATGGTTGGTCCCCACTTCGTCCTCCTTCCCTTTGTGCTTGCGGAACCTCCTTTTCTGTTGAGCATGCTTTGTCCTGTCCCAAAGGGGGTTTACCTTCCTTGCGTCATAACGGGATTAGGGACCTTACTGCTACCCTTCTTACTGAGGTTTGCTCCCAGGTGTGTGTTGAGCCAGAGTTACAGCCGGTTCAGCATTCTGATGAGTTCCCTCTTGCCACCTCTAATACTCAGGATTCGGCTCGCTTGGATGTTGCTGTAAACGGCTTCTGGGGTGGTCGTTCGGAGAGATGTTTCATTGATGTCCGTGTTTTTAACCCTTTTGCTCCTTCTAATAGTTCCTCCTCTCTGTCGTCCACCTTTAGGAAGCATGAAAAGATTAAGCATCGTGTTTATGGTCAGCGGGTTCGAGAAGTGGAGCATGCCACTTTCACTCCAATTGTTTTGGCTGCCACTGGTGGTTTAGCCCATGAGGCTACTGTTTTTTATAAGCGACTTGCTTCTCTTCTGGCCAAAAAGTGGGGAGATGATTATTCTGTGGTTCTGGGTTGGCTGCGTTGTTGCCTGAGCTTTTCGTTGTTGCGCTCGGCAATTCAGTGTATTCGTGGGGCACGGTCTTCCATTGGTGTTTACACCAGGACTCCACAGTCAGTGGACTTAGTGActgcagacatgccaactctcacgcattag